One region of Phycisphaerae bacterium genomic DNA includes:
- a CDS encoding bifunctional riboflavin kinase/FAD synthetase: protein MTIRRRFITFGRMEVIRTWESLRLSDVVLTIGNFDGVHRGHQAILAAGRRRAERAGTRLVVMTFDPHPAAILSPSVSPPLLSPFSERLRWLELAGADAVVAVESKADFFAMSADEFIQEVVLGRFSPVAMVEGASFGFGCKRQGDVHTLMAAGRRHGFEVEIVQPVRIALGGHPDAVISSSLVRQLLRSGTVDQATLCLGRPYALFGTVGHGAQRGRSLGFPTVNLQTAGLLVPAEGVYAGRACQVDWVAASGGCGPGGAPFSSSVPAAISIGYCPTFDGQQLLIEAHLLDFQGDLYGRALRIEFLDWLRGQESFKSKEALCEQIRLDVEMTRRISADHR from the coding sequence TTGACAATACGCCGTCGCTTCATCACCTTTGGCCGCATGGAAGTCATTCGAACCTGGGAATCCCTTCGCCTTTCCGATGTTGTACTGACCATCGGGAACTTCGACGGTGTGCATCGCGGCCACCAGGCGATTCTGGCCGCGGGACGCCGGCGCGCCGAGCGGGCGGGTACCCGCCTGGTGGTCATGACGTTTGACCCGCACCCGGCGGCCATTTTGAGCCCGAGTGTTTCGCCGCCGCTGCTTTCCCCCTTTTCGGAGAGGCTGCGGTGGCTGGAGTTGGCGGGGGCGGACGCGGTCGTGGCCGTTGAGAGCAAGGCGGACTTCTTCGCCATGTCTGCGGACGAGTTCATCCAAGAGGTAGTTCTAGGCCGTTTTTCTCCGGTGGCGATGGTGGAGGGGGCGTCCTTTGGTTTCGGCTGCAAGCGGCAAGGGGACGTTCATACCCTGATGGCTGCTGGTCGGCGTCACGGCTTTGAGGTCGAGATCGTCCAGCCGGTGCGGATTGCACTGGGTGGCCATCCTGACGCGGTGATCTCGAGTTCGCTGGTTCGGCAGCTTCTGCGCAGCGGGACCGTGGATCAGGCCACCTTGTGTCTTGGCCGGCCGTATGCTCTTTTCGGCACCGTCGGGCATGGTGCCCAGCGTGGGCGGAGCCTGGGTTTTCCAACCGTGAATCTTCAGACTGCCGGCCTGCTTGTTCCCGCCGAGGGGGTGTACGCTGGCCGCGCGTGTCAAGTCGATTGGGTCGCGGCCAGCGGGGGGTGTGGTCCCGGCGGCGCGCCGTTCTCTTCCTCGGTGCCGGCCGCGATCAGCATCGGCTATTGTCCCACATTCGATGGCCAGCAGCTTCTGATCGAAGCACACCTGCTGGATTTCCAAGGTGACCTTTACGGTCGGGCTTTGCGGATCGAGTTTCTGGACTGGTTGCGTGGCCAGGAGTCCTTCAAGTCGAAGGAAGCCCTGTGCGAGCAGATCCGGCTGGACGTGGAGATGACCCGCCGCATCTCGGCTGACCACCGGTAG
- a CDS encoding cellulase family glycosylhydrolase — translation MFGNRLSAAALGVCLGSVALAVEQPFVEVDRERTTSFREGGTGRPIVVVGVNYFSPDVGWAPKLWQRFDETETRHQLEMLHKQGFNVIRVFLTFESFHREPGKVHPEGERKFGRLLALCRDLGMYVIPSGPDHWEGTPSWRQGGDVFADDRILAADESWWKEFAHRFKDEPAILAWDLLNEPAVAWETSAMMVKWNVWLKAEYGSVARLAAKWGREAEVLGGLGGVEIPPREPALCDARLFDYQRFRESIGDEWTRRLTAAIRSADSHHLITIGHIQWAAVVYLPTVWHYAGFEPKANARHLDFMTVHFYPLAAPHPGAAPEGLAVNASYLEAVLHEFTVGKPLMLGEFGWYGGGAITVNGKEVMPARTLEDQVAWGRKLLEVTRGRLCGWLHWAFADTPTSSDLTRWSGLWTEQLELKPWGEVYGRFARDHCSRPEVPRPFPSFLTRLEFDRKAMLTDPAAGEAVRLALLKAAASRPAAGR, via the coding sequence GTGTTCGGAAATCGTCTCTCGGCCGCGGCTTTAGGGGTTTGTCTCGGCTCGGTCGCTCTGGCAGTTGAGCAGCCGTTCGTGGAGGTCGATCGCGAGCGGACGACTTCCTTCCGGGAGGGAGGGACGGGGCGGCCGATCGTTGTTGTTGGCGTCAACTACTTCAGTCCGGACGTTGGCTGGGCGCCGAAGCTCTGGCAGCGGTTCGATGAGACGGAGACTCGTCACCAATTGGAGATGCTGCACAAGCAGGGTTTCAATGTCATTCGCGTGTTTCTGACGTTTGAGTCGTTTCATCGCGAGCCTGGCAAGGTCCATCCTGAGGGGGAGCGCAAGTTCGGTCGGCTGCTTGCGCTTTGTCGAGATCTGGGGATGTACGTCATTCCCTCTGGGCCGGACCATTGGGAGGGTACGCCTTCGTGGCGGCAGGGCGGTGACGTCTTTGCGGATGATCGGATCCTGGCCGCGGATGAATCTTGGTGGAAGGAATTCGCTCATCGCTTCAAGGATGAGCCGGCTATTCTGGCGTGGGATTTGCTCAACGAGCCGGCGGTGGCCTGGGAGACCTCGGCGATGATGGTCAAGTGGAACGTGTGGCTGAAGGCGGAGTATGGGTCGGTCGCGCGTCTGGCCGCGAAGTGGGGTCGAGAGGCGGAGGTGTTGGGCGGTTTGGGCGGCGTCGAGATTCCTCCGCGAGAGCCTGCTCTTTGTGATGCCCGGCTGTTCGACTATCAGCGTTTTCGTGAGTCGATTGGTGACGAGTGGACTCGCCGGCTGACCGCTGCGATCCGATCTGCCGATTCTCATCACCTGATCACGATCGGACACATTCAATGGGCGGCGGTCGTCTATCTGCCCACGGTCTGGCACTACGCCGGTTTCGAGCCGAAGGCCAACGCTCGCCATCTGGATTTCATGACCGTGCACTTCTACCCGCTGGCAGCACCCCATCCGGGCGCAGCTCCTGAAGGTCTGGCCGTCAATGCCTCCTATCTTGAGGCGGTTCTGCACGAGTTCACGGTTGGCAAGCCGTTGATGCTGGGTGAGTTCGGCTGGTATGGTGGTGGTGCGATCACGGTGAACGGTAAGGAGGTCATGCCCGCACGGACCCTCGAGGATCAGGTAGCGTGGGGCAGGAAGCTGCTTGAAGTGACCCGGGGGCGACTCTGCGGCTGGCTCCACTGGGCTTTCGCCGACACCCCGACCAGTTCTGACCTGACCCGATGGAGCGGCTTGTGGACCGAGCAGCTTGAGCTGAAGCCTTGGGGCGAGGTATACGGCCGGTTTGCTCGTGACCACTGCTCTCGGCCCGAGGTTCCTCGACCATTTCCGAGTTTCCTGACCCGATTGGAGTTCGATCGCAAGGCGATGCTCACCGATCCTGCGGCCGGCGAGGCGGTGCGGTTGGCGCTGTTGAAGGCGGCAGCGAGTCGGCCCGCGGCAGGCAGATGA
- the hemW gene encoding radical SAM family heme chaperone HemW → MPDIGLYVHVPFCPRKCGYCDFYSTVPAGDECERLIWALLAELDRAFTARSDLRVETIFVGGGTPTFLPVPALERLLARLGRIAVDHGVTEFTVEANPGSLGRDRASVLRANGVNRVSMGAQSFNEAELAVLDRVHSPADIAAGAEVVHRAGFEHFNLDLIFGIPGQTPATWRESLQRAIRLGPDHLACYGLTFEPGTPLHDRLVQGRLLRVAEEMEAELYTAGVAELGAAGFEHYEISNFARPGCRCWHNLRYWHNLPVLGVGPAAASYLDGRRWRNLPDAAEYLRRMAAAEPIAVDEERLSPAERAGETAMLMLRLVEGIGCDEFRALTGFDAERLFAEAVARHAGSGRLIVERGRIRLTDEGRLMADSVILDFLSPVPRSRDDGGP, encoded by the coding sequence ATGCCTGACATCGGCCTCTACGTGCACGTTCCCTTCTGTCCTCGCAAGTGCGGGTACTGTGACTTCTACTCGACAGTTCCGGCTGGAGACGAATGCGAGCGGTTGATCTGGGCGCTGCTCGCGGAGCTTGATCGAGCATTCACCGCCCGGTCCGATCTGCGTGTTGAGACGATCTTCGTGGGTGGGGGCACGCCGACGTTCCTGCCGGTCCCGGCACTCGAACGGCTGTTGGCCCGTCTGGGGCGGATTGCGGTTGACCACGGGGTAACGGAATTCACGGTGGAGGCAAACCCGGGCAGTCTGGGCCGTGACCGAGCGAGCGTTCTTCGGGCAAACGGCGTCAACCGCGTCTCGATGGGTGCCCAATCGTTCAACGAGGCGGAACTGGCCGTCCTCGATCGTGTTCACTCTCCGGCGGACATTGCCGCCGGCGCTGAGGTGGTTCATCGAGCGGGTTTTGAGCACTTCAATCTGGACCTGATTTTCGGCATTCCCGGTCAGACGCCTGCCACGTGGCGGGAGTCGCTTCAGCGGGCGATTCGTCTGGGTCCCGACCACCTTGCCTGTTATGGCCTGACCTTTGAGCCGGGCACGCCGCTCCATGATCGATTGGTGCAGGGGCGGCTGCTTCGGGTGGCGGAAGAGATGGAGGCCGAGTTGTACACGGCCGGCGTTGCCGAACTGGGTGCTGCGGGTTTCGAGCACTACGAAATCAGCAACTTTGCCCGGCCGGGGTGCCGATGCTGGCACAATCTCCGTTATTGGCACAATCTACCGGTCTTGGGAGTCGGGCCTGCGGCCGCGAGCTACCTCGATGGGCGGCGTTGGCGGAACCTGCCGGATGCTGCCGAGTACCTTCGTCGTATGGCGGCTGCTGAGCCGATCGCCGTGGATGAGGAGCGGCTTTCGCCGGCTGAACGAGCGGGCGAGACCGCCATGTTGATGCTTCGGCTGGTCGAGGGTATCGGCTGCGACGAGTTTCGAGCATTGACCGGCTTCGATGCTGAACGGCTGTTCGCAGAGGCGGTTGCCCGGCACGCCGGGTCTGGACGGCTGATCGTCGAGCGGGGTCGGATTCGCCTGACCGATGAAGGCCGCCTCATGGCAGACAGCGTGATCCTCGATTTTCTTTCGCCCGTTCCGCGTTCGAGGGATGATGGCGGGCCGTGA
- a CDS encoding diguanylate cyclase — translation MTVSTGVTVAGALCGAAVLLVLQLHRGQDRAEQRRVSAIAETYAAQVVEWVDASQHLEVGAFIDRVRWHPTTLLIAVLDARQDPVASRGDDSILARYLARPLASRPSVQPQAWSVPADPTHPRPPGSLVAVPLTLPGSEHPVGTLLYAAQLPDRTSGIFRQLVVGCLGLALVGLCSAALGVRWLRGRVLAPLARLTERARQARLDHSRVDLPTDRRDEIGEVARLLVDLNMDVEEWRGRTTELKVNLSRRVDYQTARIAKELSQVQRKAWTDPLTRLGNRRLLEDRIGPLLAKQRKAGAEMAVVMFDVDNFKTLNDTLGHGAGDELLRFMGELLSQCVREEDLAIRLGGDEFLLVLPCVSARNAKAVADRVIRLFAQRAGLLPVQPKPTISGGVAELLLHRPDTAEALLHMADRALYEAKSGGKFTVAVYNAEHALVPVA, via the coding sequence ATGACGGTGTCGACGGGGGTTACCGTGGCGGGCGCGTTGTGCGGTGCAGCGGTGCTTCTCGTTCTTCAGCTCCATCGAGGCCAAGACCGTGCTGAGCAGAGGAGGGTCTCTGCGATCGCGGAGACCTACGCCGCGCAAGTGGTCGAATGGGTCGATGCTAGCCAGCACCTAGAAGTGGGAGCGTTCATCGACCGAGTGCGATGGCATCCCACGACTCTCCTGATCGCCGTTCTTGATGCTCGTCAGGACCCCGTCGCCAGTCGCGGGGATGATTCGATACTGGCTCGGTACTTGGCTCGACCGCTGGCCAGCAGGCCGTCGGTTCAGCCCCAAGCCTGGAGCGTGCCTGCCGATCCGACCCACCCCCGGCCGCCAGGGAGTCTGGTGGCCGTGCCTCTGACCCTCCCCGGGTCAGAGCACCCGGTGGGCACGCTCCTCTATGCCGCTCAGCTTCCGGACAGAACGTCCGGGATCTTCCGTCAGCTTGTTGTCGGTTGTCTGGGGCTTGCGCTCGTGGGCTTGTGCTCCGCTGCCTTGGGTGTGCGCTGGTTGAGGGGCCGGGTGCTAGCTCCCCTCGCCCGGCTGACGGAGCGAGCCCGCCAGGCTCGCCTGGATCACAGTCGTGTGGACCTGCCCACGGATCGGAGGGACGAGATTGGTGAAGTAGCCAGGTTGCTCGTTGACCTGAACATGGATGTCGAGGAATGGCGTGGCCGCACGACCGAGCTCAAAGTGAATCTATCGCGGCGGGTGGATTACCAGACCGCCCGGATCGCCAAGGAACTCTCCCAGGTTCAGCGTAAGGCATGGACCGATCCGCTGACCCGGCTTGGGAATCGTCGTTTGCTCGAGGATCGAATTGGCCCGCTCCTGGCCAAGCAGCGCAAGGCCGGGGCGGAAATGGCCGTCGTCATGTTCGATGTCGACAACTTCAAGACCCTCAACGATACGCTGGGTCACGGCGCGGGTGACGAGTTGCTGCGATTCATGGGTGAACTGTTGAGCCAGTGTGTTCGCGAGGAAGACCTGGCGATTCGGCTGGGCGGTGACGAGTTCCTGCTCGTTCTGCCGTGCGTGTCGGCACGGAATGCGAAGGCCGTGGCCGACCGGGTCATTCGGCTTTTTGCCCAGCGGGCCGGATTGTTGCCTGTGCAGCCCAAGCCGACCATCAGTGGTGGTGTTGCCGAGTTGTTGCTCCACCGGCCCGATACTGCCGAGGCGCTGCTCCACATGGCGGACCGGGCTCTTTATGAGGCCAAATCCGGAGGCAAGTTCACTGTGGCCGTGTACAATGCCGAGCACGCGCTGGTTCCCGTGGCGTGA
- a CDS encoding flavin reductase, with amino-acid sequence MDDAFKTQIAQPLGLIASGSFVLTAREGGHSTGILVTWVQQAGFDPPTITVAVKHGRPIEAMIKRAGHFVLNIIGEDSAKMYKHFGKGAGASEPAFEGLAVRNETTGVIVQDCIAHLGCKVTGKIETGDHTVFIGEVIGGAIHNNSKPHLHTRLNGFNY; translated from the coding sequence ATGGACGATGCCTTCAAGACGCAAATTGCCCAACCTCTCGGCTTGATCGCCAGCGGCAGCTTCGTTCTGACTGCCCGCGAGGGCGGCCACTCAACCGGCATTCTCGTGACCTGGGTCCAGCAGGCAGGATTCGATCCGCCAACGATCACCGTCGCGGTCAAACACGGACGACCGATCGAGGCCATGATCAAACGCGCCGGCCACTTCGTACTCAACATCATTGGCGAGGATTCGGCCAAGATGTACAAGCACTTCGGCAAGGGCGCTGGCGCTTCCGAGCCCGCTTTCGAAGGACTGGCGGTCAGAAACGAGACCACCGGCGTGATCGTGCAGGACTGCATCGCCCACCTCGGCTGCAAGGTGACCGGCAAAATCGAGACCGGAGACCATACGGTGTTCATCGGAGAGGTGATCGGCGGTGCGATCCACAACAACAGCAAGCCGCACTTGCACACACGCCTGAATGGCTTCAACTACTGA
- a CDS encoding phosphatase PAP2 family protein translates to MELPELLWHDTKKVYGDPGNLIFLLAAGGASGALRPEVDDDIDDHYERHHTFRGEWPDTFGAMGNPITHFALAGAWYLAGQQFQDIKTYEVGKRAVSALTITGVSTVLLKLAANTESPNGEEWAWPSGHVSSTMALATVLNDAYGPLVGVPMFGITGLVAVERIDDREHSFSDVVFGAALGWVVAETVMKEHRPEIFGGEIVPYADPVNRTAGVAWVKSLGQ, encoded by the coding sequence ATGGAGTTGCCCGAACTCCTCTGGCACGACACCAAGAAGGTCTACGGCGATCCGGGCAACCTCATCTTCCTGTTGGCAGCCGGCGGCGCATCCGGCGCCCTGCGACCGGAGGTGGACGACGACATCGACGACCACTACGAACGTCATCACACCTTCCGGGGCGAATGGCCGGATACCTTCGGAGCGATGGGTAACCCGATCACCCACTTCGCCCTGGCCGGCGCCTGGTACCTCGCGGGCCAGCAGTTCCAGGACATCAAGACCTACGAGGTCGGCAAGCGCGCGGTCAGCGCCCTGACCATCACCGGCGTCTCCACCGTGCTGCTGAAACTGGCGGCCAATACCGAATCGCCTAACGGCGAGGAGTGGGCATGGCCCAGCGGCCACGTGTCCAGCACCATGGCCCTGGCCACCGTGCTCAACGATGCCTACGGCCCGCTCGTCGGCGTGCCCATGTTCGGTATCACCGGCTTGGTGGCCGTCGAACGAATCGACGATCGCGAGCATTCATTCTCCGACGTGGTGTTCGGCGCCGCCCTGGGCTGGGTCGTGGCCGAAACGGTCATGAAGGAGCATCGGCCGGAGATCTTCGGTGGCGAGATTGTCCCCTACGCCGACCCGGTCAACCGCACCGCCGGCGTGGCTTGGGTCAAATCCTTGGGTCAGTGA
- a CDS encoding tetratricopeptide repeat protein translates to MSMGEVRDQRNIGASGRAVVIALLAVVPACADRRYEPFAEIRAGVAAHHGQQLLSAQELDAALAEFQNAIELNPKLIDAHAGLGSVWEAKGNYEAAAQSFAEAVRLDPSNLDNSLSLARIYQKLARFADAVRAYLHACELDPKSYKARFNLGVCYHQAGAFNDAIKAYEQAMALDPGQPGAALNLGAVYDSQEKYYEAIHVYNESLERDPNQPLVLINMAVTMMKQGRITNARKALERAVEIAPADAMAHERLAYCCLVDRAYDVALQHYDKAIGIEPRMAEAYAGRGAVRMALALQQANSATLREQAVNDWHHSLELKPDQPKIRKLVEKYHVPKKPEDTLTSMLDGSK, encoded by the coding sequence ATGAGCATGGGCGAGGTCCGAGACCAGAGGAACATCGGCGCGTCGGGTCGCGCGGTCGTGATTGCCTTGCTCGCCGTGGTGCCCGCCTGCGCCGATCGCCGCTATGAGCCATTTGCCGAGATACGAGCCGGCGTGGCTGCTCACCACGGCCAGCAGCTCCTCAGCGCTCAAGAACTCGACGCCGCCCTGGCCGAGTTCCAGAACGCCATCGAACTGAATCCCAAGCTCATCGACGCACACGCCGGCCTGGGCAGCGTGTGGGAGGCGAAGGGCAACTACGAGGCCGCCGCCCAGTCGTTCGCCGAGGCGGTCCGACTCGATCCCTCGAACCTCGATAACTCCCTCTCGCTCGCCCGAATCTACCAGAAGCTCGCCCGCTTCGCCGATGCCGTCCGAGCTTATCTCCACGCCTGTGAACTCGATCCGAAAAGCTACAAGGCCCGGTTCAACCTCGGCGTCTGCTACCACCAGGCCGGGGCCTTCAACGACGCAATCAAGGCCTATGAACAAGCCATGGCTCTCGATCCCGGCCAGCCGGGCGCCGCCCTTAACCTCGGGGCGGTCTACGATAGCCAGGAGAAGTATTACGAGGCAATCCATGTCTACAACGAGTCGCTGGAGCGCGATCCCAACCAGCCTCTCGTGCTGATCAATATGGCCGTCACCATGATGAAGCAGGGGCGAATCACCAACGCCCGCAAGGCCCTCGAGCGCGCGGTCGAAATCGCCCCCGCCGATGCCATGGCCCACGAACGCCTCGCCTACTGCTGCCTCGTGGACCGGGCCTATGACGTCGCCCTCCAGCACTACGACAAGGCGATCGGGATCGAGCCCCGCATGGCCGAGGCCTACGCCGGCCGCGGAGCCGTTCGCATGGCCCTCGCCCTCCAGCAGGCCAACAGCGCCACCCTCCGCGAACAGGCGGTCAACGATTGGCACCATTCACTCGAACTCAAGCCCGACCAGCCCAAGATCCGCAAGCTGGTTGAGAAGTACCACGTACCTAAGAAACCCGAAGATACCCTTACAAGCATGCTGGACGGCTCAAAATGA
- a CDS encoding SGNH/GDSL hydrolase family protein has protein sequence MRFAMVAAISVGVLFAIPTVGAIIDHDHIDAVGSLPQTTMDAIGQQKWLFSHASVGGNMISGMKNLRTADPTRYQLQVSSVGYSSSLQQADNPPSPTVNGRIYDCSRGNPGWQSKLTIFDRSVRNAGWRAPAVDVVMDKLCYIDEAASATTYVDTLAAIEADYPDTVVVYITMPLTTGEDSANVLRNRYNTAVRTYCDEHGKLLYDLADMEAHDPSGKPSTFTSGGKTYQKLHSGYTSDGGHLNSAGGQRIAMGWYAVAAVIAAPPVPGDFTGDGRVDKADLERFLACVSGPAIPHDGSADSLKGDFDGDSDVDQDDFGRFQRNLHE, from the coding sequence ATGCGCTTCGCGATGGTCGCCGCGATCAGTGTTGGCGTGTTGTTCGCGATTCCCACTGTGGGCGCGATCATTGACCACGATCACATCGACGCTGTCGGCTCGCTGCCGCAAACCACGATGGACGCCATCGGCCAGCAGAAGTGGCTTTTCAGCCATGCGTCGGTTGGCGGCAACATGATCTCGGGCATGAAGAACCTGCGGACCGCCGACCCGACCCGTTACCAACTCCAAGTCAGCTCGGTCGGATACAGCAGTTCGCTGCAGCAAGCCGACAATCCGCCATCGCCGACGGTAAATGGTCGGATCTATGATTGCAGTCGCGGCAATCCGGGCTGGCAATCGAAGTTGACCATTTTCGATCGCTCGGTGAGGAACGCGGGGTGGCGGGCTCCGGCCGTCGACGTGGTGATGGACAAGCTCTGCTACATTGACGAGGCGGCGAGCGCGACGACCTACGTCGACACCCTGGCAGCGATCGAGGCGGACTATCCGGACACGGTGGTGGTGTACATCACCATGCCGCTGACGACCGGGGAGGACTCGGCCAACGTCCTCCGCAACCGGTACAACACGGCGGTGCGGACCTACTGCGACGAGCACGGCAAGCTGCTTTACGATCTAGCCGACATGGAGGCTCACGATCCGTCGGGCAAGCCATCCACGTTCACATCCGGCGGCAAGACCTACCAGAAGCTTCATAGCGGTTATACCAGCGACGGCGGGCATTTGAACTCGGCCGGGGGGCAGCGGATCGCGATGGGCTGGTATGCAGTGGCCGCGGTGATTGCCGCTCCACCGGTACCGGGGGATTTCACCGGTGACGGGCGGGTCGACAAGGCCGATCTGGAGCGGTTCCTGGCATGCGTCTCGGGTCCAGCCATTCCCCACGATGGATCCGCCGACAGCCTGAAGGGTGATTTCGACGGCGACAGCGACGTCGACCAGGACGACTTTGGCCGCTTCCAGCGAAACCTGCACGAGTGA
- the rho gene encoding transcription termination factor Rho gives MSEPQAEGTLELTEQGGGFLRSALRNYAVHPTDAFVPADLARRFALRGGESITGMTRNTQGRYGGFQYRCALQTIGTINGQDPADHAERPQFNDLIAVDPKETIRFETPGGPMSMRVVDLMTPIGRGQRGLIAAPPRTGKTVLLQHMAAGIAANHPDVYMMVLLVDERPEEVTEMRRTVRGEVVFSNNDQDATSHIRIARLMIEKAKRMVESGRHIFILLDSLTRLGRAFNVAVRSSGRTMSGGVDIRALAEPKAIFGSARNIENGGSMTIMATALIETGSRMDELIFNEFKGTGNMEIMLTRELANQRIWPAIDLNMSGTRKEELLLGKETVEKIYRVRRQIASLPNLKAMPLLLEGLAKFPDNARFLANITR, from the coding sequence ATGTCCGAACCACAAGCCGAAGGTACACTGGAACTCACTGAACAGGGCGGAGGCTTTCTGCGCTCCGCTCTGCGAAACTACGCTGTGCATCCGACGGACGCCTTCGTGCCCGCGGATCTTGCCCGCCGCTTCGCCCTCCGCGGCGGCGAGAGCATCACGGGCATGACCCGTAACACCCAAGGTCGCTACGGCGGCTTTCAGTACCGTTGCGCCCTCCAGACCATCGGCACCATCAACGGCCAGGACCCCGCAGACCATGCCGAGCGCCCCCAGTTCAACGATCTCATCGCCGTCGATCCCAAGGAAACCATCCGGTTCGAAACCCCCGGCGGGCCAATGTCCATGCGGGTCGTGGACCTGATGACGCCGATCGGCCGCGGCCAGCGCGGCCTCATCGCCGCTCCCCCGCGGACCGGCAAGACCGTCCTGCTCCAGCACATGGCCGCCGGTATCGCCGCCAATCACCCCGACGTTTACATGATGGTCCTCCTCGTCGACGAGCGACCGGAGGAAGTCACCGAGATGCGCCGAACCGTCCGCGGCGAAGTCGTCTTCTCCAACAACGACCAGGACGCTACCAGCCATATCCGCATTGCCCGGCTCATGATCGAGAAGGCCAAGCGGATGGTCGAGTCCGGCCGCCACATCTTCATCCTCCTGGATTCCCTCACCCGCCTCGGCCGGGCGTTCAACGTGGCGGTACGCTCAAGCGGCCGAACCATGAGCGGCGGCGTCGATATCCGGGCCCTCGCCGAACCCAAGGCCATCTTCGGCTCCGCCCGCAACATCGAGAACGGCGGCTCCATGACTATCATGGCCACCGCACTCATCGAAACCGGCAGCCGAATGGACGAACTCATCTTCAACGAGTTCAAGGGAACCGGCAACATGGAAATCATGCTCACCCGCGAACTGGCCAACCAGCGGATCTGGCCGGCGATCGATCTGAATATGTCCGGCACCCGGAAGGAGGAACTCCTCCTCGGCAAGGAAACCGTCGAGAAGATCTATCGCGTCCGCCGCCAGATCGCCTCACTGCCCAACCTCAAGGCCATGCCCCTCCTGCTGGAGGGCCTGGCCAAGTTCCCCGACAACGCCCGCTTCTTGGCGAATATCACTAGGTAG
- a CDS encoding MarR family transcriptional regulator → MPEYQQAQQVQEFTNEIFEISKASWTAQNRRRGKTQHELTEAEFLALDILAKAGRSLNVGEIQREIGVLPAQMSRIIRALESKGDKPLVTCRINPGDKRKIDVELSPAGVEAHHAYRQVKLGTIQQMLEGLDEKDRNELMRLLRIVRQNIRKSLPENVL, encoded by the coding sequence ATGCCAGAATACCAGCAAGCTCAGCAAGTACAAGAGTTTACGAACGAAATCTTCGAGATCTCGAAGGCGAGTTGGACCGCCCAGAATCGCCGCCGCGGGAAAACCCAGCACGAACTCACTGAGGCGGAATTCCTCGCCCTGGACATCCTCGCCAAAGCCGGCCGATCGCTCAACGTCGGGGAGATCCAACGCGAGATTGGCGTCCTGCCGGCGCAGATGTCCAGGATCATTCGCGCCCTGGAAAGCAAAGGCGACAAGCCGCTGGTCACCTGCCGCATCAACCCCGGCGACAAACGCAAGATCGATGTGGAACTCAGTCCCGCAGGTGTCGAGGCCCATCACGCCTACCGGCAGGTCAAACTCGGAACGATCCAGCAAATGCTCGAGGGCCTCGACGAAAAGGACCGCAACGAACTTATGCGACTACTCCGGATTGTTCGCCAGAACATCCGTAAGTCTTTACCAGAAAATGTTTTATAG